In Rhodanobacter denitrificans, the sequence CACCTCCGGCGAGGAAGTGGCGAAAATGGTGCGCCCGGCGGGATTCGAACCCACGACCCCTGCCTTCGGAGGGCAGTACTCTATCCAGCTGAGCTACGGGCGCATTTAGGGCCGCGCGGAGCTGTGGCCGGAGGCCGGCACCGCGGGGTACGCAGTATAGCCGAGTTGCCGCCGCGGAGTGGACGGACCGCCGCCGGCGGCGGAAACGCGAGCGGCCCTCCCGAACGGTGCCGGGAGGGCCGCTGCAGGCTTGCCTCAGCGTGCCTTGAGCAGCGCGGTCAGCGTGTCGGGCTTGCTGGTGTCGCGTACCAGGTGCGGGTATTTCAGGCCGTCGTGGTAGTCGATGCGGATGGTCTTGTACTCGTCGAAGTTCTTCACCAGCAGCTCGACTGGCTGGCTCTTGTCCTTCGCCGAGGCGGTCACCGCCTCCTTGAGCGCGTCGGCGTCATAGTCGCGACCATTGACGGCGATCACCGTCATGCCCGGCGACAGGCCGGCCTTGAACGCGGGGCCGTCCCACAGCACGTCGCCGATGCTGCCGCCCTTGCCGATGGAGACGCCCAGCGAATAGGTGAGGTCGGCGATGTGCCGGCGCGCCTCGATCGCCTTTACCGCCTCGGACGGCTTGTCGGTGTAGACCAGCCTCCAGCCGTGCGACTCGATGCCGCCGATCAGCGGGCCGTGACCATCGAGGCGCGTGCGCAGGTACTTCGCCCAGTCGTACGGCGCGATGTCGTTGAGCGTCTTGACCACGTCCTCGAAGGTGTAGGTGTTGACGTCCCACTTGCCGTTCTCCATGCCGAAGAACGCCTTGCCGAAATCATCGAGGGTCTTCTTGCCGCCGCTCAGCGCACGCAACTGGCCGTCGACGTCGAGCCAGATCATCTGGCCGGCCGAGTAATAGTCCTCGCTGGCCTGGTAGTTGCGGTACGGCAACGGGCGACGCTGCGCGATGATCGGGTCGTTGGTGGTGTCCTGCACATTGCGGAAGCTGGCCAGGCCGGGACGGCCCCTGTCGTAGGTGGCCGCGGTGAAGGCCCACATGTCGTGCGCCTGCTCGGTGTCCCACAGGCCCGAACGCGCGGCCATCACCTGGCCCCAGAACTGGGTCTGCCCTTCGTAGACCCACAGCAGCGTGTCGCTCATCGGCACGTTGAAGTTCGGCGTGGCGAGATCCGCGCCGCGGCGATACTTGCCGTCCCAGGAATGGTTGAACTCGTGCGAGAACAGGTCGCGGGCCAGCGCATTCTTCTTCCACTCGGTGAAGAAGTCGGCCGAGGTGCCGTCCTCGCTGGAGCGGTGATGCTCCAGGCCATTGCCGCTCATCTTGTCGCTGAGCGAGACGAGGAAGTCGTAGTGGTCGTAGTGGTGCGCGCCGTACATCTTGTACATCTGCTGGACCAGGTTGCGGAACGGCTTGATCTGCTCCGGCTTGATCTCCAGGTACTTCGGGTCATCGGCCACGATGCTCATGTGCACCGGCACCTTGGCGCCCGGATCCAGATCGATGCGCTTGAAGTACTTGCCGGCATAGATCGGCGAATCGACCAGGTCGTCGTAATTGATCGGCTTGAAGTTCAGCGTGTCGCCGTCCTTCGAGGCCACCTCCAGCGCGGTGCCGGCCTGCCAGCCGGCGGGCAGCTTCACGCTGGCTTCGGTGTTGATCCCGCGGGCGAAGTAGCCGGCCGGATACATCGTCACCGAGTTCCACTGCAGGTTGAGCATCTCCGGCGTCATCACCACGCGGCCCTGGCGCTGGTCCTGCGACGAGAGGAACTGGAACTCGACCTCCACGCCAGTGGCGCCCTGCGGCACGTCGACATGGAACGCGTAGACGTTCAGCGGGTCGCGCGTCCACGGCAGCACCTGGCCGTTCGCCTTCACCACCAGTCCGGCCATCTTGTCGATCGTGCCGTTCGGCGCATGGTTGCCCGGCAGCCACTGCGGATACAGCAGGGTCAGCGGACCGGCCTGCGCCGGGATCACCTGGTGCACGCGGAAGATGCGGTGGGCCAGGTCGGTGGCGTCCACCTTGATCTTCAAGGTGCCCTGGTACGGCACATCCTGCGGCGCCGGGACATCGGCAAGCGCGGCGAAACTGGCCAGGCCGAAAGCGGCGGCGGCGAGGGCGGTGGCGAGGCGGGTGGCTTTCAATGCGTTCTCCGGGTGGGCAAGGGGAAGCCTGCGGGGCGGACTGATCCGCGGCGAGGGCCGCCCGGGCAGGCCCGGGAATCCATGCCGCAGGAGTTGCCGCGGCAGGCAACCGAAGCGCCGATGCTAGACCGGCCATGCCGGACTTCACCCCTGCCGAAGGTCACGAGCATGGCTCGCGCATGAACCCGTTCCAGCCGATGGCCCGGATCTGGCATCCATCTTGCTCGGCTTGGGTCGAGCCTCCCGGCTCTCCACCCGAAAGAACCCGCATGCACGCCTTGTTCAAGCATCTCCGGCAAGCCGACGACACGGAGCAACGCCGCGAGTACAGCCATTATCTGGCGCAGCAGATGGGGCCGATGATCCACGCCCTGATGCTGGTGGGTGCGCTGGCCTATCTGGTGGCGGTCACCGCCAGCACCCTGGTGCGCCACTCGTCGTTGCCGCTGTGGCTGCGCCTCGCGCCGCTGGCGCCGCTGCTGCTGGTGGCCGCGTCGACCCGGCACGTGCGGCAGCCGCGCCTGCTCAGCGCGCTGACCCTGCTGTGCGTCCTGCTGCTGGAGATCGGCATCAACCTCAACGGCATGGACGACATGCACCGGCAGTCCGTGGTGTTGCCCGGGCTGCTGCTGCCGGTGGCGTCGTCGGTGGTCTGGCTGGGCCGCTGGGATTTCGTCGCCGCCATGCTGCTGTGCGCGCTGGGGCCGCTGCCGATGCTGCTGTTCGGCAGCGCCGACAGCGCGCAGGTCTTCCAGTACCTGGTCTACATGGCGATCGCGATCGCGCTGTCGACGGTGCTGCGCGCGTTCATGGCGCGTACCCTGTTCGAGCAGTTCCGGCTGGAACGCCAGCTGCGCGAGCAGGCCAATACCGACGGCCTCACCGGCCTGCTGGTGCGCAACCGCTTCCTGGAGCTGGCGCAACTCGCGCTGGGCGACATCCATCGCCGGCAGCAGCCGGCGTGCGTGCTTTACCTGGACGCCGACCACTTCAAGCCGCTCAACGACGACTACGGCCACGCCGCGGGGGATGCGGCGCTGATCGCGCTGGCCACGACGATGCGCCGGCAGATGCGCCAGGGCGACCTGATCGGCCGCATCGGCGGCGAGGAGTTCGCGATGTTGCTGCCCGGCCTCGACCTGCAGCAGGCCGGCGCACGCGCCGAGCAACTGCGTGAGTCGATGCACGAGATCCGGCGCCCGGACGGCCCGTTGACCGTGAGCATCGGCGTGGCCGCATGCGGCCACGCCGACGAAGCCATCGAAACCCTGCTGGCCCGCGCCGACCAGGCGATGCGCCAGGCCAAGCGCGACGGCCGCGACCGGGTCGTCAGCGCCTGACGACGGCCGGGTTCAGCCTCCGGCCGCCGCCAGCTTGCTGCGGCGGATGCCGTAGACGAAGTAGATCACGCAGCCCAGCGCCATCCAGACGATGAAGCGCTCGTAGGTGATCCACGGCAGGCCGTAGATCAGCGCGACGGAGAACACGATGCCGAGCGGCGCGGTGAACCACACCGCCGGGGTCCTGAAGTTGCGCTGCAGGTCCGGCCGACGCACGCGCAGCAGCATGATCGAGGCGCAGATGATGATGAAGGCGCTGAGCGTGCCGATGTTGACCAGTTCGGCCACCTCGCCGATCGGCAGCAGGCCGGCGACCAGCGCGGTGAACACGCCGAGAATCAGGGTCGGCCGCGCCGGCGTGCCGAAGCGAGGACTCACTTTCGCGAACCAGCCCGGCAGCAGGCCGTCGCGGGCCAGCGCGAACCAGATCCGCGCCGCGCCCAGCATGAAGGCGAACAGCACGCTGGTGACGCCGATCACCGCGGCAGCCGCAATGGTGATGCTGAGCCAGTGCAGGCCGATCGACTCGAACGCATCGGACACCGAGGCTTCGCCGCCCAGCGTGCTGTAGTGGGCGATGCCGGTGAGCACCAGCGACACCGCGATGTACAGCACCATCGCGATCGCCAGCGACAGCAGCACCGCGCGCGGCAGGTCGCGCTGCGGGTTCCTCGACTCCTCCGCCGCGGTGGTCAGCGTGTCGTAGCCGAACACCGCGAAGAACACCACGCTGGCGCCGGTCAGCACGCCCTGCCAGCCGAAGTGGCCGATGCCGGTGGCGGCGTCGACCACGCGCGCCGGGATGTACGGGTGCCAGTTCGCCGTGTCGATGTAGAACACGCCGACCAGCACCACCAGCAACACGCCGATCACCTTGATCGCCACCACCAGCGTGTTGAAGCGCGCGCCCCACTCGGTGCGCACGGTCAGCAGCACGGCGACCGCCAGCGACACCGCCGCGGCGATCACGTTGAAGCGGTGGCCGTCGCCGGGCCCGGCGATCGGGTGGCTGCCGTGCAGGCCGAACAGCTGCTGCAGGTAGTACTCCATGGTCTGCGCGCTCATGCTCTGCTGCGCCCACTCCGGCAGGTGCACGCCGGCCGAGGCCAGCAGCACCTGCACGTAGCCGGACCAGCCGATCGCCACCACTGCGACCACCAGCGCGTATTCCAGCAAGAGGTCCCAGCCGATGATCCAGGCGGCGAACTCGCCGAGCACCGCATAGCCGTAGGTATAGGCGCTGCCGGTGACCGGGATCAGCCCGGCGAACTCGGCGTAGCACAGCGCGGCGCAGGCGCTGCCGA encodes:
- a CDS encoding M61 family metallopeptidase; translated protein: MKATRLATALAAAAFGLASFAALADVPAPQDVPYQGTLKIKVDATDLAHRIFRVHQVIPAQAGPLTLLYPQWLPGNHAPNGTIDKMAGLVVKANGQVLPWTRDPLNVYAFHVDVPQGATGVEVEFQFLSSQDQRQGRVVMTPEMLNLQWNSVTMYPAGYFARGINTEASVKLPAGWQAGTALEVASKDGDTLNFKPINYDDLVDSPIYAGKYFKRIDLDPGAKVPVHMSIVADDPKYLEIKPEQIKPFRNLVQQMYKMYGAHHYDHYDFLVSLSDKMSGNGLEHHRSSEDGTSADFFTEWKKNALARDLFSHEFNHSWDGKYRRGADLATPNFNVPMSDTLLWVYEGQTQFWGQVMAARSGLWDTEQAHDMWAFTAATYDRGRPGLASFRNVQDTTNDPIIAQRRPLPYRNYQASEDYYSAGQMIWLDVDGQLRALSGGKKTLDDFGKAFFGMENGKWDVNTYTFEDVVKTLNDIAPYDWAKYLRTRLDGHGPLIGGIESHGWRLVYTDKPSEAVKAIEARRHIADLTYSLGVSIGKGGSIGDVLWDGPAFKAGLSPGMTVIAVNGRDYDADALKEAVTASAKDKSQPVELLVKNFDEYKTIRIDYHDGLKYPHLVRDTSKPDTLTALLKAR
- a CDS encoding GGDEF domain-containing protein, yielding MHALFKHLRQADDTEQRREYSHYLAQQMGPMIHALMLVGALAYLVAVTASTLVRHSSLPLWLRLAPLAPLLLVAASTRHVRQPRLLSALTLLCVLLLEIGINLNGMDDMHRQSVVLPGLLLPVASSVVWLGRWDFVAAMLLCALGPLPMLLFGSADSAQVFQYLVYMAIAIALSTVLRAFMARTLFEQFRLERQLREQANTDGLTGLLVRNRFLELAQLALGDIHRRQQPACVLYLDADHFKPLNDDYGHAAGDAALIALATTMRRQMRQGDLIGRIGGEEFAMLLPGLDLQQAGARAEQLRESMHEIRRPDGPLTVSIGVAACGHADEAIETLLARADQAMRQAKRDGRDRVVSA
- a CDS encoding amino acid permease, whose product is MGFFSKLVRHKTVEQLQAEAGTRGDFRRVLGLWQLTAIGIGGIIGVGIFVLAGQQAAMNAGPAVAISFLIAGFGSACAALCYAEFAGLIPVTGSAYTYGYAVLGEFAAWIIGWDLLLEYALVVAVVAIGWSGYVQVLLASAGVHLPEWAQQSMSAQTMEYYLQQLFGLHGSHPIAGPGDGHRFNVIAAAVSLAVAVLLTVRTEWGARFNTLVVAIKVIGVLLVVLVGVFYIDTANWHPYIPARVVDAATGIGHFGWQGVLTGASVVFFAVFGYDTLTTAAEESRNPQRDLPRAVLLSLAIAMVLYIAVSLVLTGIAHYSTLGGEASVSDAFESIGLHWLSITIAAAAVIGVTSVLFAFMLGAARIWFALARDGLLPGWFAKVSPRFGTPARPTLILGVFTALVAGLLPIGEVAELVNIGTLSAFIIICASIMLLRVRRPDLQRNFRTPAVWFTAPLGIVFSVALIYGLPWITYERFIVWMALGCVIYFVYGIRRSKLAAAGG